GTTTGAATATTTAACCGGTTTAATTACAATGGTCAGCCCCGATTTTATCGTGGTTGACGTCAACGGGGTCGGCTACCGGGTGGCGGTGGCCAACCCCTACGCCTACCAAGAAGACGATCAACAGGCCGTCCAGGTCTTTATTTACCAAGCGGTCAAAGAAGACGCCATTACCCTCTTTGGGTTCGCAACCCAGGCCGAAAAGCGCCTGTTCACCCAGCTAATTGGGGTCTCCGGGATTGGGCCGAAGAGTGCCCTGGCAATCTTAGCCACTCCCGACCACCAGGGGCTAATCGACGCGATTCAAAACGGCGACGATAAGTACCTGAGCAAGTTCCCGGGGATTGGTAAGAAGACGGCCTCGCGGATCATTATTGAGTTAAAGGACAAGGTCGTGGCGGTTCAAGACGAGGTCCAACTCGACTTCACGGCCCCAGGGCCACTGGGTCCGTCCGCGGCACTCCAAGACGCCTTGGCAGCCCTGGAGTCGCTAGGGTACACGACCAAGCAAGTCGAACGGGTTCAAAAGCAATTGGAAGGCTTGCAAGGCGAGCTGTCCACCAACGACTACCTCAGCCAGGGCCTGAAGTTGTTGAGCAGATAAGGAGGTTTTCATGGAACAAGACTTTGATGACGTTCTTTCAAATGAGGTCACTGATGACCAGGAGGGGCGAGACGAGGTTAGCCTGCGCCCCCAAACCCTGGCGACCTACATCGGCCAAGCGCGGATCAAACATGAACTAGCGGTCTACATTCAGGCGGCTAAGTCACGCGGGGAGGCCTTAGACCACGTCCTCTTGTACGGGCCGCCGGGGTTAGGGAAGACGACCCTAGCAATGGTGATCGCCAACGAAATGCAAGTGGCCATCAAAACCACCTCGGGGCCAGCGATTGAAAAGCCGGGTGACCTGGTGGCACTCTTAAACGACCTCAAACCGGGGGACGTCTTGTTCATCGATGAAATCCACCGCCTACCCAAGGTGGTCGAAGAAATGCTCTACTCGGCGATGGAGGACTTTTACATCGACATCGTGGTTGGCGAGGGTCCCACGGCCCACCCGGTCCACTTCCCGCTGCCGCCCTTCACCCTGATTGGGGCTACCACCCGGGCCGGGCTACTAGCGGCGCCTTTACGGGACCGGTTTGGGATCGTGGCCCGGATGGATTATTACACTACTACGGAGCTCAGCCAAATCATTGACCGTTCGGCGACCATCTTCAACACTAAGATTCAAGAAGACGGGGCCCACGAACTAGCCCTACGCTCCAGGGGCACGCCCCGAATTGCCAACCGGCTCTTAAAGCGGGTGCGTGACTTTGCCCAGGTGGGCGGTCAGGCGGCAATTGACCCGGCCACGGTTGACCGGGCCCTAGACTTATTGGCCGTTGATGACCAGGGGCTTGATGAGATTGACCGCAAGCTCCTCACCACGATGATCGAGCACTACCACGGTGGCCCGGTGGGGATCCGGACGATTGCCGCCAACATTGGCGAAGAGGTCAACACGATCGAAGAGATGTACGAACCCTACCTCCTTCAGATCGGCTTTTTGATGCGTACCCCGCGGGGGCGGGTGGTGACCCCTGCGGCCTACGAACACCTCAAGATACCCTTTGACCAGGAGGAAAATTAACATGACCATGACTAGCTACCCCCTAACGGTCCCGATGCCGGTATTAAAGCTCCCCCTCTTGACCACCGATCCGCTAACCGCCGGGGAGTTATTTTCCCACTGTGGGGTCCGGATCGTCGCCTTACCGCTAGCACCGGCCATGGACGCCCCCGGCGCGGCCACCCTGGGGGAGGTTGGCGGCCTCGGTGCTTGGCTCAAGTGGGAAGGCCTCACCGTTGTCCTCCCCGGGTTCGGTCAGCCCCTAACGAAGGTGAAGAAAAACAGCGAACGGGTCGGCGTCCACTACCAACTCCCCCATGGGGGCGCCAAGAAAACCGTTAACGGTGCCGAATACGAGGAGTGGTTAAAGGCAGCCCACGCTTCGGTGGCCCTTCCGTTAAGCCAGGCGCCTGACCACTACGCCCCGGTTGACGACATCGTGCGCTCCGTGGCGGTGAACGCCGCCTGGGGCGCTCAAACGCCAACCGGGTGGGGCGTCGTGCAGGGGGCGGGGCTAAAGGCCGCCCGCCAGGAGAGCATTGCCTACTTGGTCGAGCAAAACATTACCAACTTTTACCTGGGTGGCTTTGAGCAACCACTCGAAGACGAGGAGTGGCAACGGAGTTTGGAGATGACCACTGACTTGTTACCACCCAACGGCTTGGTGATGGTTGAAGCGGCAACGCCCTTCCGGATTCAGGCGGCGATTGAAGCGGGGGTCCACTTGATCATTTCCGATTTACCGCTGACTTTGGCGCGCCACCACCGTTACCTGCAAGAAGACCTCAGCGACGTGCCGGTCGAAGAAGGGGCGCCGCATGGTTTACCCAAGCAAGCCTGGCCCTACTTAACCGAGCGCCACGTCGGCTTAGCAACGCGCCTGTTGACCGAGGCTAACGTGAAGAACTGGACGGCTTACTTTGCGAAAAAACACCGGGAAATGTTAAATTAACTGGTATTTAAGCTGGTTTTTGGTATAGTTAAAATATTACTAAGATTAACACCAGAAGGGATGAATTCTTGTGAACGCTAACATGTCAAGCATTATTTTGATCGTGCTGATGATCGCCTTCATGTACTTCTTCATGATCCGGCCTCAACAGCGCCAACGAAAAGAACACCAAGCAATGGTGAACCAATTGAAGCCGGGTGATGCCGTGGTGACGATTGGTCGCTTACACGGGATGGTCCACGAAGTTAATACGGCCGAACAAACGGTAACGATTGACTGCGAAGGGATTTACTTAACTTTCGACCTGTCCGCCGTTGCCAAGGTCAACCGGGCAACGCCAGCTCCGGCCGCTGCAACGACCGTGACTGAAGCACCAGTTGAATCAGCTTCGGCCAACAAGGAAGCGGCTGCTCAGGCTGAAGAAGAACAAGCGCCTGCTTCGGCTGCAACCGACGCTGACGACGAAAAGCCAGCGGAACAAGCCGAAAAGTAGTACGCAGGCCAGCAGAACAATTTAAAATTCGGTGGCCCCGCGCTAAAAACGGGATTGGGCTCCAGCTTGGTTCGGGATTTCCGGACGGCTGGGGCCCATTCGCGTTCTTGGTGAATGAAGTTAGGGCCGAGAAGAGGGGAAAGTCGGGCGGTGAGTTTTTGGTTCGCCGTCAAAAACTGGTATACTAAGAACCGGTTACCCCAAGCGGACGAAAGGAAGATTACGATGGCAGACTTAGATGCGATCTTTGAACAAATTAAAAAGTACAACCGGATCATTATCCACCGGCACCAACGCCCGGATCCAGATGCGATTGGTTCACAGGTGGGCCTAGCGTCGATTTTACGGGCGTCTTTTCCCTACAAGGAAGTGGCAGTCGTGGGTAAGGAAATCCCCGGTTTTAACTGGATCGGCCAGATGGACGACGTCGACAGTAGCGAATACGATGGCGCCCTGGTGATTGTTACCGACACGGCCAACGCCCCGCGGATTGACGACCGGCGCTTTAATAACGGCGATGAGTTGATTAAAATTGATCACCACCCTAACGACGAGCCCTACGGTGACCTCATGTGGGTCGATGACCAGGCGAGTTCTTGTTCCGAGCTGATTTACGGTTTTTACCAACACTTTGCTAAGGAACTAACGATGACCAAGGAGGCGGCAACGGCTCTGTACGCCGGGATCATTGGCGACACGGGACGCTTTTTGTACCCGGCCACGACGCCCAAGACGATGCTGGTGGCCGGAGCCTTAATGGCCGCCGGCGCGGACGCCGCCGCCATTTCCCAGCGCGAAAACGAAATTTCGCTCCCCCTGGCCCGGTTGTCCGCTTACGTTTACGAACACTTAACGATTACCGACAGCGGGGCGGGGAGCGTCTTATTAACCGATGAAGTCCTCAACCAATTTGGGCTGACTGAAGCCGGCACCTCGGCCGTCGTTTCCCTGCCAGGACGGATCAAAGACGTCGTGGCCTGGGCAATCTACGTCCAACAAGAGGATGGCGGTTTCCGGGTGCGCCTGCGCTCCAAGGGGCCGGTGATTAATGAATTGGCCAAGCGCCACCACGGAGGGGGCCACCCGCTCGCCTCCGGGGCCCGGGCCAATGACGAAGCAGAAATGAAACAAATTATGCAGGAACTGGATGAGTTAACGACCCAGTTTCTAAAAGGAGAACTTTAATGATTGAATCTTTTGCGGACCTTCACTTGGCCGACTTTTTAACGCCGGCTCTAAAGGACCTTCACTTTGAACGACCAACCGCCGTTCAAGCCCGGGTGATCCCGTTGATCCTCAACGGTAAGAGCGTGGTGGGCCAATCGCGAACCGGGAGTGGGAAGACCCATGCCTTTTTGTTGCCGATCTTTAGCCAACTAGCCCCCAACAACCAGACGGTCCAAGCCGTTATCACCACCCCGTCGCGGGAATTAGCCTACCAAATTTATAACGCCGCCAAGCAACTAAACCGCTTTGCGACCACCCCGTTGACGATTCACAACTACGTCGGTGGGACCGACAAGGAGCACCAAGTCGAACAATTGAACCGGCGCCAACCCCAACTGGTGATTGGGACGCCGGGGCGAATCTTAGACCTGATTAACTCCCAGGCCTTAGATATCCACACGGCTAGCCAGTTCGTGATCGACGAAGCCGATATGACCTTGGACATGGGCTTTTTAGAAACGGTTGACCAAATCGCCGCCCGCTTCCCCGAAAAGCTCCAGATGATGGTCTTTTCGGCCACGATTCCCCAAGGGCTACGGCCATTTTTGAAGAAGTACTTGGAAAACCCGGTGATTGAAGAAATTCCCACCGAAACGGTCATCAACCCCAACGTGGAAAACTGGTTGATGTCGACCAAGGGGCGCGACAAAAACGACCTGGTCTACCGCCTGTTGACCCTAGGGGACCCGTACTTGGCCCTGGTCTTTGCCAACACCCGTGACCGGGCGACAGAACTGGCTAACTACTTGCAAGAACGGGGCTTAAAGGTCGCCCTGATTCACGGGGGACTGGAACCACGGGCCCGCAAGCGGACGATGCGCCAAATTCGGGACATGGACTACCAATACATCGTGGCGACGGACTTAGCCGCCCGGGGGATTGACCTGGAGGGGGTTTCCTTAGTCTTAAACGATGACATTCCAAGTGACCTGGAATACTTCGTTCACCGGGTCGGCCGGACGGGTCGGGCGAACATGGCCGGGACCGCCATCACCCTGTACGCGCCCGCCGAAGACGTCCTGATTGAAAAGTTAGAGGAACGGGGCATCACCTTTATTCCAAAGGACTTGAAAAACGGCCGGATCGTCACGACTTACGACCGGAACCGCCGCAAGGCCCACCGCCGTAAGAAGGCGGCCTTAGACCCGACCGTTAAGGGCTTTGTCAAGAAGGCCAAGAAAAAGGTCAAGCCGGGCTACAAGCGCCGCATCAAGCAGCGGATTAAAGAAGACGAGCGCCAAAAGGTTAAGCAGGCCCAGCGCCACGAAATGCGCAAGGCGAAGCGGGCTCGGCAAAAACAACACCGGGCGGAGCGGGCTCGTCAACAGAATGGGCGTTGATTTTGCCCCGCCCCTTGGTTATAATGAAACACATCTGGGACATGACCGGTTGGGGGAACTTTTAGAAACGTGCTGGTGGCTGCAAAGCACGACGAACCAAACCAGGTTGCTCCCCAGGGGATAATTTAGTGATCAACCCCCACGGGGGATTAAAAGTGGCAAACGAATCCATCGTTGCAAGCAGAGTGGTACCGCGTCGACCGGCGTCTCTGTCTAGCAGGGGTGGATTTTTTGTTTTAGAAAGGAAAGGCAATGAAAGAACTGAAAAAACTGAACTCCGCCCAGATTCGGCGGATGTACTTAGACTTCTTTGTTCAACACGGACACACCGAGATGCCGTCACGCTCCCTAGTGCCGGTTAACGACCCAACCCTGCTCTGGATCAACTCCGGGGTGGCAACAATGAAGAACTACTTCGATGGTAAGGTGGTTCCGGACAACCCGCGGATGACCTCTTCGCAAAAGAGTATCCGGACCAACGACATTGAAAACGTGGGGAAAACGGCCCGCCACCACACCATGTTTGAAATGATGGGGAACTTCTCGGTTGGTGACTACTTCAAAAAGGAAGCCATCACCTGGGCCTGGGAACTGTTAACCAGTGACGAATGGTTTGGCTTTGACCCGGAACGCCTCTACATCACTTACTACCCGAAGGATAACGACGCCCACCAATTCTGGCTGGACGCCGGGGTCAAAGAAGACCACCTCTTAGCCGACCAGGATAACTTCTGGGACATTGGCCAGGGGCCGTCCGGTCCGGACACGGAAGTTTTTTACGACCGCGGCCAGGAAATGAACAACTTACCGGAAGACGATCCGGAATCCTATCCGGGGGGCGAAAACGAACGCTACCTGGAAATCTGGAACATCGTCTTCTCCCAGTTTAACCACACCCCAGAAGACACTTACGAACCGTTACCGAACAAGAACATCGATACCGGGATGGGGCTGGAACGGGTCGTTTCAATCTTTGAAAACGCCAAGACCAACTTTGAAACCGACCTCTTCATGCCGCTGATCAAGCAGGTAGAAGGCTTCTCTGCCGACAAGCAGTATGGCCAAAACGCCGCCGATGACGTTCAGTTCAAGATCATCGCCGACCACATCCGTTCGATCACCTTTGCGATTGGCGACGGGGCCCTGCCATCCAACGTCGGGCGTGGCTACGTGATTCGCCGGCTCTTACGGCGTTCGGTGGTGGCCGGCAAGAAGTTAGGGATTGACGAACCGTTCCTAGCTAAGATGGTACCCACCGT
The nucleotide sequence above comes from Limosilactobacillus fermentum. Encoded proteins:
- the ruvA gene encoding Holliday junction branch migration protein RuvA — translated: MFEYLTGLITMVSPDFIVVDVNGVGYRVAVANPYAYQEDDQQAVQVFIYQAVKEDAITLFGFATQAEKRLFTQLIGVSGIGPKSALAILATPDHQGLIDAIQNGDDKYLSKFPGIGKKTASRIIIELKDKVVAVQDEVQLDFTAPGPLGPSAALQDALAALESLGYTTKQVERVQKQLEGLQGELSTNDYLSQGLKLLSR
- the ruvB gene encoding Holliday junction branch migration DNA helicase RuvB; the protein is MEQDFDDVLSNEVTDDQEGRDEVSLRPQTLATYIGQARIKHELAVYIQAAKSRGEALDHVLLYGPPGLGKTTLAMVIANEMQVAIKTTSGPAIEKPGDLVALLNDLKPGDVLFIDEIHRLPKVVEEMLYSAMEDFYIDIVVGEGPTAHPVHFPLPPFTLIGATTRAGLLAAPLRDRFGIVARMDYYTTTELSQIIDRSATIFNTKIQEDGAHELALRSRGTPRIANRLLKRVRDFAQVGGQAAIDPATVDRALDLLAVDDQGLDEIDRKLLTTMIEHYHGGPVGIRTIAANIGEEVNTIEEMYEPYLLQIGFLMRTPRGRVVTPAAYEHLKIPFDQEEN
- the yajC gene encoding preprotein translocase subunit YajC produces the protein MSSIILIVLMIAFMYFFMIRPQQRQRKEHQAMVNQLKPGDAVVTIGRLHGMVHEVNTAEQTVTIDCEGIYLTFDLSAVAKVNRATPAPAAATTVTEAPVESASANKEAAAQAEEEQAPASAATDADDEKPAEQAEK
- a CDS encoding DHH family phosphoesterase → MADLDAIFEQIKKYNRIIIHRHQRPDPDAIGSQVGLASILRASFPYKEVAVVGKEIPGFNWIGQMDDVDSSEYDGALVIVTDTANAPRIDDRRFNNGDELIKIDHHPNDEPYGDLMWVDDQASSCSELIYGFYQHFAKELTMTKEAATALYAGIIGDTGRFLYPATTPKTMLVAGALMAAGADAAAISQRENEISLPLARLSAYVYEHLTITDSGAGSVLLTDEVLNQFGLTEAGTSAVVSLPGRIKDVVAWAIYVQQEDGGFRVRLRSKGPVINELAKRHHGGGHPLASGARANDEAEMKQIMQELDELTTQFLKGEL
- a CDS encoding DEAD/DEAH box helicase; amino-acid sequence: MIESFADLHLADFLTPALKDLHFERPTAVQARVIPLILNGKSVVGQSRTGSGKTHAFLLPIFSQLAPNNQTVQAVITTPSRELAYQIYNAAKQLNRFATTPLTIHNYVGGTDKEHQVEQLNRRQPQLVIGTPGRILDLINSQALDIHTASQFVIDEADMTLDMGFLETVDQIAARFPEKLQMMVFSATIPQGLRPFLKKYLENPVIEEIPTETVINPNVENWLMSTKGRDKNDLVYRLLTLGDPYLALVFANTRDRATELANYLQERGLKVALIHGGLEPRARKRTMRQIRDMDYQYIVATDLAARGIDLEGVSLVLNDDIPSDLEYFVHRVGRTGRANMAGTAITLYAPAEDVLIEKLEERGITFIPKDLKNGRIVTTYDRNRRKAHRRKKAALDPTVKGFVKKAKKKVKPGYKRRIKQRIKEDERQKVKQAQRHEMRKAKRARQKQHRAERARQQNGR